The proteins below come from a single Candidatus Coatesbacteria bacterium genomic window:
- a CDS encoding FAD-dependent oxidoreductase, whose translation MFGQPGEPPEMATNRVLIIGAGIAGLSAGCYLRMNGYDVTIFELHDKPGGLCTSWERRGYTVDGCIHWLVGAAPGSPFYRIWRELGALQGREIVFYDAFARYELPDGRQINFYVDPDRLAAEFKRIGPEDAALIDELAGSIRKMAALKMKDDDVLIPPELRGPFRKLGGFFRMMPVMGAFKPFYKISQGEYARRFTNPHLRAALRDIFPPDLTALGLPLTLAGMHAGNTGYPIGGSLDFARAIERRYTDLGGEIAYNSRVNEILIENDTAVGLRLADGSEQRGDFIVGAGDAHSTFFELLNDRYVSEEQKRYFEELPIFEPLVFVGLGVRDTFADIPPLTDGIIFTPSRPLVVAGRTFEQLHVAIENFDPTLAPPGAASVKTMFYSSYDWWKNRAEDKQAYREAKEEVALEVVQRLEERFPGISGKIEMTDVATPLTFKRYTNNWQGSMEGWKFTPRALNMKMPKTLAGLRNFRLIGQWVNPGGGLPPAASDGRHLAMILCKRDGKTFRAEEAPE comes from the coding sequence ATGTTCGGTCAACCGGGGGAACCACCAGAAATGGCCACCAACAGGGTCCTGATCATCGGCGCCGGGATCGCCGGGTTGTCGGCGGGCTGCTACCTGCGGATGAACGGCTACGACGTCACCATCTTCGAACTGCACGACAAGCCTGGCGGGCTCTGCACCTCCTGGGAGCGCCGGGGCTACACCGTCGACGGCTGTATCCACTGGCTGGTCGGGGCGGCGCCGGGTTCGCCCTTCTACCGCATCTGGCGCGAGCTGGGCGCCCTCCAGGGCCGCGAGATCGTCTTCTACGACGCCTTCGCCCGCTACGAGCTGCCCGACGGCCGGCAAATCAACTTCTACGTCGACCCGGACCGCCTGGCCGCGGAGTTCAAGCGCATCGGCCCCGAGGACGCCGCGCTCATCGACGAGCTGGCCGGCTCGATCCGCAAGATGGCCGCGCTGAAGATGAAGGACGACGACGTGTTGATTCCGCCGGAGCTGCGTGGACCCTTCCGCAAGCTGGGCGGCTTTTTCCGGATGATGCCGGTGATGGGGGCCTTCAAGCCCTTCTATAAAATCAGTCAGGGCGAGTACGCCCGGCGCTTCACCAATCCTCACCTGCGGGCGGCGCTGCGCGACATCTTCCCGCCCGACCTGACCGCCCTCGGCCTGCCGCTGACTCTGGCCGGGATGCACGCCGGCAACACCGGTTATCCCATCGGCGGCTCACTGGACTTCGCCCGGGCCATCGAGCGTCGCTATACCGACCTGGGCGGCGAGATCGCCTACAACAGCCGGGTGAACGAGATCCTCATCGAGAACGACACCGCCGTCGGCCTCAGGCTGGCCGACGGCTCCGAGCAGCGCGGAGATTTTATCGTCGGCGCCGGCGACGCCCATTCCACCTTCTTCGAGCTGCTCAACGACCGCTATGTCAGCGAGGAACAGAAGCGCTACTTCGAGGAGCTGCCGATCTTCGAGCCCCTGGTCTTCGTCGGCCTGGGCGTGCGCGACACCTTCGCCGACATCCCGCCGCTGACCGACGGGATCATCTTCACCCCCAGCCGACCCCTCGTGGTCGCCGGTCGAACCTTCGAACAACTCCACGTCGCGATCGAGAACTTCGACCCCACCCTGGCCCCTCCGGGCGCCGCCAGCGTCAAGACCATGTTCTACTCCAGCTACGACTGGTGGAAGAACAGAGCCGAGGATAAACAGGCCTACCGCGAGGCCAAGGAGGAGGTAGCCCTCGAGGTCGTTCAGCGTCTCGAGGAGCGCTTCCCCGGTATCTCGGGCAAGATCGAGATGACCGACGTGGCCACCCCACTGACCTTCAAGCGCTACACCAACAACTGGCAGGGCTCGATGGAGGGCTGGAAGTTCACCCCCCGGGCGCTGAACATGAAGATGCCCAAGACCCTGGCCGGGCTGAGGAACTTCCGCCTGATCGGCCAGTGGGTCAACCCCGGCGGCGGACTGCCCCCCGCGGCCTCCGACGGCCGCCACCTGGCGATGATCCTCTGCAAGCGCGACGGCAAGACCTTCCGCGCCGAGGAGGCTCCGGAATAA
- the rlmN gene encoding 23S rRNA (adenine(2503)-C(2))-methyltransferase RlmN, with product MVGMDDKPDIRALGTAELTKLLGELGERAFRVQQLRRWLWTAGAESFAAMHNLSRGLRAELERRYSTALPRVIDEARSADGTLKLLLEYPDGARTECVSMPRGGEDGTTYRTACLSTMSGCPLGCAFCATAQLGLTRKLAGHEIAAQVLLLRKQEAAVRNVVLMGQGEPLLNYSATLKALRLLLGPLELGARRITVSTAGVPAGIRRLAAEALKVKLAVSLNAPTDELRDELMPINRRFPLAELLAACREYYDATDRRITFEYVLLGGVNDGPTQAQALVKKLHGIPHKLNLIVYNPVPGLPFEPPPAAAVERFLEITRRGAYAANLRRSQGADIAAACGQLMREKSLDDP from the coding sequence ATGGTCGGCATGGATGACAAACCGGACATCCGCGCCCTGGGGACCGCCGAGCTGACCAAACTGCTGGGCGAATTGGGCGAGCGCGCCTTCCGTGTTCAGCAACTGCGGCGCTGGCTGTGGACGGCCGGGGCGGAGTCCTTCGCCGCGATGCACAACCTCTCCCGGGGCCTGCGGGCCGAGCTGGAGCGACGCTACTCCACCGCCCTGCCCCGGGTGATCGACGAGGCCCGCTCCGCCGACGGCACGCTGAAGCTGCTGCTCGAGTACCCCGACGGGGCGCGCACGGAATGCGTCTCGATGCCCCGGGGCGGCGAAGACGGGACGACCTACCGCACGGCCTGCCTGTCGACGATGTCGGGCTGCCCCCTGGGCTGTGCCTTCTGCGCCACGGCGCAACTCGGGCTGACCCGCAAGCTGGCGGGTCACGAGATCGCCGCCCAGGTCCTGCTGCTGCGTAAACAGGAGGCGGCTGTGCGCAACGTCGTCCTGATGGGTCAGGGCGAGCCCCTGCTCAACTACAGCGCCACGCTGAAGGCCCTGCGGCTGCTGCTGGGCCCCCTCGAGCTGGGCGCCCGGCGGATCACCGTTTCGACGGCGGGGGTCCCGGCGGGGATTCGCCGCCTGGCCGCCGAAGCGCTGAAGGTCAAGCTGGCCGTCAGTCTCAACGCCCCGACGGACGAGCTGCGCGACGAACTGATGCCGATCAACCGCCGCTTCCCCCTGGCTGAGCTACTGGCCGCCTGCCGCGAGTACTACGACGCCACGGACCGGCGGATCACTTTCGAGTACGTCCTGCTCGGCGGAGTCAACGACGGCCCGACCCAGGCCCAGGCGTTGGTAAAAAAGCTCCACGGTATCCCGCACAAGCTCAACCTGATCGTCTACAACCCGGTGCCCGGCCTGCCCTTCGAGCCTCCGCCGGCCGCCGCCGTCGAGCGTTTTCTGGAAATCACCCGCCGGGGGGCCTATGCGGCCAATCTGCGGCGCTCCCAGGGGGCGGATATCGCCGCCGCCTGCGGTCAACTGATGCGCGAAAAAAGCCTCGACGACCCTTGA
- a CDS encoding DUF1015 family protein yields the protein MAQIYPFRAYRYAAQAGALKDLVTQPYDKIDDALREEYFTRSPWNIAHVIKSDEGPADGTNEYTAAARLFERMIDEGILERDDEPAIYLYDIEYRGPEGERRVRSGFIALAQLEDFSKGSVKPHENTLEGPKADRLNLMRATGANFGQIFMLYPDEKKATDELINWLKKGCNPDFEVVDDFGETHRVWIVTDTEFIEKLQGILEPVNLFIADGHHRYETAVNYWREMEAAGKTGVPPHSVDKRMMTFVNMFAEGLTVFATHRLVHSLPAEKIDPARLIGELEKDFQIRVIGEIQGGEDEMLERLALEYEEGHIAFGLVITEIEEECYVLRLTNEEALDEFFGDEHSEAYKHLDCAVLHGLILEKVLGVDQEALAKQTNVTYIRDAKEAIRQVHEGRMQLAFLMNPTRPEEVAEVAGGGERMPQKSTDFYPKMITGLTINRFDHA from the coding sequence ATGGCCCAGATCTACCCCTTCCGCGCCTACCGCTACGCCGCCCAGGCCGGCGCGCTCAAGGACCTCGTCACTCAGCCCTACGACAAGATCGACGACGCCCTGCGCGAGGAGTACTTCACCCGCTCGCCCTGGAACATCGCCCACGTGATCAAGTCCGACGAGGGCCCGGCCGACGGCACCAACGAGTACACCGCGGCGGCCCGGCTGTTCGAGCGGATGATCGATGAGGGCATCCTCGAGCGCGACGATGAGCCGGCGATCTACCTCTACGACATCGAGTACCGGGGACCGGAGGGCGAGCGGCGGGTGCGCTCGGGCTTCATCGCCCTGGCCCAGCTCGAGGATTTCTCCAAGGGCAGCGTCAAGCCCCACGAGAACACTCTCGAAGGCCCCAAGGCCGACAGGCTGAACCTGATGCGGGCCACGGGGGCCAACTTCGGCCAGATCTTCATGCTCTACCCCGACGAGAAGAAGGCCACCGACGAGCTGATCAACTGGTTGAAGAAGGGCTGCAACCCCGACTTCGAGGTCGTCGACGACTTCGGTGAGACCCACCGGGTCTGGATCGTCACCGACACCGAGTTCATCGAGAAGCTGCAGGGGATCCTCGAGCCGGTGAACCTGTTCATCGCCGACGGGCACCATCGCTACGAGACGGCGGTCAACTACTGGCGCGAGATGGAGGCCGCCGGCAAGACCGGCGTCCCGCCGCACAGTGTCGACAAACGGATGATGACCTTCGTCAACATGTTCGCCGAGGGGCTGACGGTCTTCGCCACCCACCGGCTGGTGCACTCCCTGCCGGCGGAGAAGATCGACCCGGCCCGGCTGATCGGCGAGCTGGAGAAGGACTTCCAGATCCGGGTCATCGGCGAGATCCAGGGCGGCGAGGACGAGATGCTCGAGCGCCTGGCCCTGGAGTACGAGGAGGGTCACATCGCCTTCGGCCTGGTGATCACCGAGATCGAGGAGGAGTGCTACGTCCTGCGGTTGACCAACGAAGAGGCCCTGGACGAGTTCTTCGGCGACGAGCACTCCGAGGCCTACAAGCATCTGGATTGCGCCGTGCTCCACGGATTGATCCTGGAGAAGGTGCTGGGCGTCGACCAGGAGGCCCTGGCCAAGCAGACCAACGTGACCTACATCCGCGACGCCAAGGAGGCCATCCGGCAGGTTCACGAGGGTCGGATGCAGTTGGCCTTCCTGATGAACCCGACGCGACCCGAGGAGGTCGCCGAAGTGGCCGGCGGCGGCGAGCGCATGCCGCAGAAGTCGACGGATTTCTATCCAAAAATGATCACCGGGTTGACGATAAACCGCTTCGACCACGCGTAA
- a CDS encoding 50S ribosomal protein L25, producing the protein MKRIKLAASKREPGGKGAARRLRRDEKIPAVVYGQGLEESIPVAISHFDVTHNIHAHEAHNFIIDLEVDGKVHPTIIASLQQDPLTEEYYHIDFYRISMDKAIHTKIPVILEGTAPGVKEGGIVEQVIREIEISCLPLEMPDLIPVDISQLEIGDTVHVYEIEPPAGVEFLVDGEDTIVHVRPPRVLSAKDLGLEEEEEGEELEEGEEGAEEGEEGEAGEDAVEAEE; encoded by the coding sequence ATGAAAAGGATCAAACTGGCCGCCAGCAAGCGCGAACCCGGCGGCAAGGGCGCGGCCCGTCGCCTGCGCCGCGACGAGAAGATACCCGCCGTCGTCTACGGGCAGGGTCTGGAGGAGAGCATCCCGGTGGCGATCAGCCATTTCGACGTCACTCACAACATCCACGCTCACGAGGCCCACAACTTCATCATCGACCTCGAGGTCGACGGCAAGGTGCACCCGACGATCATCGCCTCGCTGCAGCAGGACCCGTTGACCGAGGAGTATTACCACATCGATTTCTATCGTATCTCGATGGACAAGGCGATCCATACCAAGATCCCCGTGATCCTCGAGGGCACCGCCCCCGGCGTCAAGGAGGGCGGCATCGTCGAGCAGGTCATCCGCGAGATCGAGATCAGCTGCCTGCCCCTGGAGATGCCGGACCTGATCCCGGTGGACATCTCCCAGCTGGAGATCGGTGATACGGTGCACGTCTATGAAATCGAGCCCCCCGCGGGGGTCGAGTTCCTCGTCGACGGAGAGGACACCATCGTCCACGTCCGCCCGCCTCGTGTACTCAGCGCCAAGGACCTGGGCCTCGAAGAAGAGGAAGAGGGCGAAGAGCTCGAAGAGGGCGAAGAGGGTGCCGAGGAAGGCGAGGAAGGCGAAGCCGGCGAGGACGCCGTGGAGGCCGAGGAGTAG
- a CDS encoding aminoacyl-tRNA hydrolase encodes MLVVGLGNPGAQYRETRHNMGFMVVDALASSGGSWKRVCKSKVRRGNRLTLAKPQTYMNRSGEAVECLLRAENVRKEELLVVCDDVNLSFGELRLKPSGGAGGHNGLTDIIVRIGEGFGRLRIGCGPAPRYADLADFVLSPFTPAEENELPSIIERAAAACLLLERLGYQRAMSEVNQRLEKTEADQDTGDPTD; translated from the coding sequence TTGCTGGTCGTCGGGTTGGGCAATCCGGGGGCGCAATACCGCGAAACCCGGCACAACATGGGCTTCATGGTTGTCGACGCCCTGGCTTCCTCCGGCGGAAGCTGGAAACGGGTCTGTAAAAGCAAGGTCCGGCGGGGTAACCGGTTGACCCTGGCCAAGCCCCAGACCTATATGAACCGTTCCGGCGAAGCCGTGGAGTGCCTGTTGCGCGCCGAGAACGTCCGCAAAGAAGAGTTGCTGGTCGTCTGTGACGACGTCAATCTGTCCTTCGGTGAGCTGCGACTCAAGCCGTCGGGGGGCGCCGGCGGGCATAACGGCCTGACCGACATCATTGTTCGGATCGGCGAAGGTTTTGGCAGGTTGCGCATCGGTTGCGGCCCCGCGCCGCGCTACGCCGACCTGGCCGATTTCGTCTTGAGCCCCTTCACCCCGGCCGAAGAAAACGAGCTGCCGTCGATTATCGAGCGGGCCGCCGCCGCCTGCCTGTTGTTGGAACGGCTGGGTTACCAGCGCGCGATGAGCGAAGTCAACCAGCGGTTGGAAAAGACCGAAGCCGATCAGGACACCGGCGATCCGACCGATTGA
- a CDS encoding sodium-translocating pyrophosphatase, whose product MLTWPLVGGGVALAMVVFFAWRVLRKPQGDEQMIRISRQIREGAGAFLRREYITVGIILVVIAGGMSFTNLGWKTALSFFFGAVVSGLAGLIGMMIATRANTRTTQAARSGIKPALGVAVSGGAVMGLSVVGLSLLGLAGVIALLAPELYSLGEVSTTLLKQETGVINGFAMGASLMALFARAGGGIFTKGADMAADLVGKVEANIPEDDPRNPAVIADNVGDNVGDVAGLGADLLESYVESIIASMALAAGIALSATDRTLMMLPLLIAAAGVICSILGITFTKLIGRKNPRLALTGGTYVAALLTIGAVYLIVSNLMPEAGYRIGLHVYGQLGPFWATVAGIVSGILIALTSEYFTSSDFRPVKKLAEASQTNAAVTVTEGLAVGMVSIVLPILILAAAVIFSNHLAGMFGVALAAVGMLSTSGMVITVDSYGPIADNAGGIAEMSKLDPEVRRITDHLDAVGNTTAAIGKGFAIGSAALAALGLLTAYIAAVGGIDNISLSDPKLLAGFLIGGMLPFFFSSTLFRAVVLSANRIIFEVRRQFREIPGLREGREDVLPDSGSCVDISTQAALVGMIVPGLMAVIAPVLIGFFVGPLCLAGLLIGAIVTGLMLGVFTANSGGAMDNAKKYIEEGHFGGKGSIAHKASIVGDTVGDPLKDTVGPSINILIKLMSVISLVIAPLLDTTGL is encoded by the coding sequence ATGTTGACGTGGCCGCTGGTGGGCGGCGGGGTGGCGCTGGCGATGGTGGTTTTCTTCGCCTGGCGCGTCCTGCGCAAGCCCCAGGGCGACGAGCAGATGATCCGCATCTCGCGGCAGATCCGCGAGGGCGCCGGTGCCTTCCTGCGTCGCGAGTACATCACCGTGGGCATCATCCTGGTGGTGATCGCCGGCGGGATGAGTTTCACCAACCTGGGCTGGAAGACGGCGTTGAGCTTCTTCTTCGGCGCCGTGGTCAGCGGTCTGGCGGGTTTGATCGGGATGATGATCGCCACGCGGGCCAACACCCGCACCACCCAGGCGGCGCGCAGCGGGATCAAGCCGGCCCTGGGCGTGGCGGTTTCCGGCGGCGCGGTGATGGGCCTGTCCGTCGTCGGTTTGTCCCTGTTGGGTCTGGCCGGGGTGATCGCCCTGTTGGCGCCGGAGCTCTACTCCCTGGGCGAGGTCTCGACGACCCTGCTCAAGCAGGAAACCGGCGTGATCAACGGCTTCGCCATGGGGGCCTCGCTGATGGCCCTGTTCGCCCGGGCCGGCGGCGGCATCTTCACCAAGGGCGCCGACATGGCCGCCGACCTGGTGGGCAAGGTCGAGGCCAACATCCCGGAGGACGATCCGCGCAACCCGGCGGTCATCGCCGACAACGTCGGCGACAACGTCGGCGATGTGGCCGGGCTGGGCGCCGACCTGTTGGAGAGCTACGTCGAGAGCATCATCGCCAGCATGGCCCTGGCGGCGGGTATCGCCTTGAGCGCCACGGACCGTACGCTGATGATGCTGCCGCTGCTGATCGCCGCCGCCGGGGTGATCTGCAGCATCCTGGGGATCACCTTCACCAAGCTGATCGGGCGCAAGAACCCGCGGCTGGCGCTGACCGGCGGAACCTACGTCGCTGCGCTGCTGACGATCGGCGCGGTCTATTTGATCGTCAGCAACCTGATGCCCGAGGCGGGCTACCGGATCGGGCTGCACGTCTACGGTCAACTGGGGCCCTTCTGGGCCACGGTGGCCGGGATCGTCTCCGGCATCCTGATCGCCCTGACCAGCGAGTACTTCACCTCGAGCGACTTCCGTCCGGTCAAGAAGCTGGCCGAGGCCAGCCAGACCAACGCCGCGGTGACGGTGACCGAGGGCCTGGCCGTGGGGATGGTCTCGATCGTTCTGCCGATCCTGATCCTGGCCGCGGCGGTGATCTTTTCCAACCACCTGGCCGGGATGTTCGGCGTGGCCCTGGCCGCCGTGGGGATGCTCTCGACCAGCGGGATGGTGATCACCGTCGATTCCTACGGCCCCATCGCCGACAACGCCGGCGGCATCGCCGAGATGAGCAAGCTGGATCCCGAGGTGCGGCGGATCACCGACCACCTGGACGCCGTCGGCAACACCACCGCCGCCATCGGCAAGGGCTTCGCCATCGGCAGCGCCGCACTGGCCGCCTTGGGGCTGCTGACGGCCTACATCGCCGCCGTCGGGGGCATCGATAACATCTCCCTCTCCGATCCCAAGCTGCTGGCCGGTTTCCTGATCGGCGGTATGCTGCCCTTCTTCTTCTCCAGTACGCTGTTCCGCGCCGTGGTGCTGTCGGCCAACCGGATCATCTTCGAGGTGCGGCGGCAGTTCCGCGAGATTCCGGGGCTGCGCGAGGGGCGGGAGGATGTGCTGCCCGACTCGGGAAGCTGTGTCGACATCTCGACGCAGGCCGCCCTGGTGGGAATGATCGTCCCCGGGCTGATGGCGGTCATCGCCCCGGTGTTGATCGGCTTCTTCGTCGGTCCCTTGTGCCTGGCCGGGCTGCTGATCGGCGCCATCGTCACCGGTTTGATGCTGGGTGTCTTCACCGCCAACTCCGGCGGCGCGATGGACAACGCCAAGAAGTACATCGAGGAAGGCCACTTCGGCGGCAAGGGCTCGATCGCCCACAAGGCCTCCATCGTCGGCGACACCGTCGGCGATCCGCTCAAGGACACCGTCGGTCCCTCGATCAACATCCTGATCAAGCTGATGTCGGTCATCAGTCTGGTCATCGCCCCGTTGCTGGATACCACCGGCCTGTAG
- the rpsF gene encoding 30S ribosomal protein S6, whose translation MTNPVAAILLGTTPAVADSQEEAMRNYETTVLLPGSLSEQQVEDKKDQLRGYFGDEAEIEDQGVQKLAYKIKHNRDAHYLLVRHRSEPAQIDQLRNKLKLDEEILRHLIIAPEDD comes from the coding sequence ATGACAAATCCGGTCGCGGCTATCCTGCTCGGGACTACTCCGGCCGTTGCCGATTCGCAAGAGGAAGCGATGCGCAACTACGAAACCACTGTTCTGCTGCCGGGTTCGCTCTCCGAGCAGCAGGTGGAAGACAAGAAGGACCAGCTCCGCGGGTATTTCGGCGACGAGGCCGAGATCGAGGACCAGGGGGTCCAGAAGCTGGCCTACAAGATCAAGCACAACCGGGACGCCCACTACCTGCTGGTGCGTCACCGCAGTGAGCCGGCCCAGATCGACCAACTGCGGAACAAGCTCAAACTGGACGAGGAGATCCTGCGTCATCTGATCATCGCGCCCGAGGACGATTGA
- the ssb gene encoding single-stranded DNA-binding protein gives MASFNKVILMGNLTRDPELRYTASGQAVASIGLAVNRVYKTSSGEKREETCFVDCTAWARSAEIICEYKRKGDPLLVEGRLQYDTWEDRDTGKTRSKLKVVIENFQFISRGGGAGGAGGGGGRSYGGSDRGGAQPSGRDEGMEPLSDDDIPF, from the coding sequence ATGGCGAGTTTTAACAAGGTTATCCTGATGGGCAATCTGACCCGGGATCCCGAGCTGCGTTACACCGCTTCGGGACAGGCCGTGGCCTCCATCGGACTGGCCGTCAACCGGGTTTACAAAACCTCCTCCGGCGAGAAGCGCGAAGAAACCTGTTTCGTCGATTGCACCGCCTGGGCCCGCAGCGCCGAGATCATCTGCGAATACAAGCGTAAGGGCGACCCGTTGCTCGTCGAGGGACGGCTGCAATACGATACCTGGGAAGACCGTGATACCGGTAAAACCCGTTCCAAACTGAAAGTCGTTATCGAGAACTTCCAGTTCATCAGTCGCGGCGGCGGTGCCGGCGGTGCCGGCGGAGGCGGCGGACGCTCCTACGGCGGTTCCGACCGTGGCGGCGCCCAGCCCTCCGGTCGTGACGAGGGCATGGAGCCCCTCTCCGACGACGATATCCCCTTCTAG
- the rpsR gene encoding 30S ribosomal protein S18 produces the protein MAKKKKTKKKRPQRNRPCRFCRDGIDKIDYKDLEIIRRYITERGKIRARRTTGTCAKHQRQIARAIKRARILGQVPFRLEYYRH, from the coding sequence GTGGCCAAGAAGAAGAAAACCAAGAAGAAACGACCCCAGCGCAACCGGCCCTGCCGGTTCTGCCGCGACGGGATCGACAAGATCGACTACAAGGACCTGGAGATCATCCGGCGTTACATCACCGAGCGCGGCAAGATCCGCGCCCGCCGGACCACGGGCACCTGCGCCAAGCATCAGCGCCAGATCGCCCGGGCTATCAAGCGCGCCCGTATCCTGGGCCAGGTACCCTTCCGTCTCGAGTACTACCGCCACTAG